Proteins found in one Perca fluviatilis chromosome 9, GENO_Pfluv_1.0, whole genome shotgun sequence genomic segment:
- the cnga3a gene encoding cyclic nucleotide-gated channel cone photoreceptor subunit alpha isoform X3: MARVHPETERHDSFLERFRGPELKDISSRESTAQSVGHNDTTRKRNLASKWPLATYNMNNCNNTDDKKEDKKEEIKKDEKKDEEKKDEKKDGDKKEEEKKDDKKEEKKDDKKDEKKDDKKDDKKKEAPPKEIWIMDPAADQYYRWLTVIAGPVFYNLLMIVTRASFNELQDTYTKLWIFLDYTSDFIYYTDTFVRSRTGYLEQGLLVKDSKKLRDKYRTTSQFKYDMISMIPTDLLFLKFGFNNPEFRFNRLCKISRLFEFFERTETRTSFPNLFRISNLVLYILVIIHWNACLFFAISKTIGFGSDTWVYPNISHPEYGRMARKYIYSLYWSTLTLTTIGETPPPVRDVEFLFVIADFLTGVLIFASIVGNVGAMISNMNASRAEFQAKIDSIKQYMQFRKVTKDLEARVIKWFDYLWTEKKTCDEKEVLKNLPDKLKAEIAINVHLDTLKKVRIFQDCEAGLLIELVLKLQPQVFSPGDYICKKGDIGREMYIIKEGKLAVVADDGVTQFVVLSDGAYFGEISILGIKGSKAGNRRTANIRSVGYSDLFALSKDDLMEALTEYPEAKKALEEKGKAMLMKDNMIDEAVANAGADPKDMEEKIEKLQVNLEVMKTKFAQLMVEFTSNQMRMKQRVTEMENKVKSIQPQDLSEVVADKDKKVQ; encoded by the exons TCTTGCCAGTAAGTGGCCGCTAGCTACTTACAACATGAACAACTGCAACAACACAGACGA caaaaaagaggacaaaaaGGAGGAGATTaaaaaagatgagaaaaaaGACGAGGAGAAAAAAGACGAGAAGAAAGACGGGGAcaagaaggaagaagaaaagaaggatgacaaaaaagaagagaagaaggatGACAAAAAAGATGAGAAGAAAGATGATAAGAAAGATGATAAAAAGAAAGAGGCGCCACC GAAAGAAATCTGGATTATGGATCCAGCCGCAGACCAGTACTACAGATGGCTGACCGTCATCGCAGGCCCAGTATTTTATAACCTGTTAATGATTGTAACAAG AGCCAGTTTTAACGAACTGCAGGACACATATACAAAACTCTGGATATTCTTGGACTACACCTCAGACTTCATCTACTACACAGATACTTTTGTCAGATCAAGAACAG GTTACCTGGAACAAGGCCTGTTGGTAAAAGATTCCAAGAAACTGAGAGATAAATATAGAACAACATCTCAGTTCAAATACGACATGATATCAATGATACCCACTGATCTGCTGTTTCTGAAATTCGGATTCAACAACCCTGAGTTCAGATTCAACCGCCTTTGCAAAATATCGAGGCTTTTTGAGTTCTTCGAGCGGACTGAAACCAGAACTAGCTTCCCAAACTTGTTTCGTATCAGCAACCTCGTACTTTATATCCTTGTCATTATCCACTGGaatgcttgtttgttctttgCCATTTCAAAAACCATTGGTTTTGGATCTGACACATGGGTATATCCCAACATCAGCCACCCGGAATACGGCCGCATGGCCAGAAAGTACATCTACTCTTTGTATTGGTCCACACTGACCCTCACCACCATCGGAGAGACCCCTCCACCAGTCAGGGATGTTGAATTCCTCTTTGTAATCGCCGACTTCCTTACTGGTGTGTTGATCTTTGCTAGTATCGTCGGTAACGTTGGAGCCATGATCTCCAACATGAATGCCTCTCGTGCTGAGTTCCAGGCAAAGATAGACTCCATAAAGCAGTACATGCAGTTCCGAAAGGTCACCAAAGACCTGGAGGCCAGGGTCATCAAGTGGTTTGACTACCTGTGGACTGAGAAGAAGACCTGTGATGAGAAGGAAGTTTTAAAGAACCTCCCAGACAAGCTCAAGGCTGAGATTGCCATCAATGTCCATTTGGATACGCTGAAAAAAGTACGTATCTTCCAGGATTGCGAAGCTGGTCTGCTGATTGAATTGGTACTCAAGCTGCAGCCACAAGTGTTCAGTCCTGGAGATTACATCTGTAAGAAGGGAGATATTGGCAGGGAGATGTACATCATCAAGGAGGGGAAGCTAGCTGTGGTGGCAGATGATGGAGTCACTCAGTTTGTAGTGCTCAGTGATGGCGCTTACTTTGGAGAAATCAGTATCTTGGGAATCAAGGGCAGTAAAGCAGGCAACAGAAGAACAGCCAACATCAGAAGCGTAGGATACTCTGATCTCTTTGCCTTGTCCAAAGACGACTTGATGGAGGCTCTCACGGAGTATCCAGAAGCCAAAAAAGCTCTGGAGGAGAAGGGGAAAGCCATGTTGATGAAAGACAACATGATAGATGAGGCAGTGGCCAACGCTGGCGCTGACCCCAAAGACATGGAGGAGAAGATCGAAAAACTGCAAGTAAACCTGGAAGTCATGAAGACCAAGTTCGCCCAACTGATGGTGGAGTTCACCTCCAACCAGATGAGGATGAAGCAGAGGGTCACTGAGATGGAGAACAAAGTGAAATCCATACAACCACAGGACCTGTCAGAAGTGGTGGCCGACAAAGATAAAAAAGTCCAGTAA
- the ube3a gene encoding ubiquitin-protein ligase E3A isoform X1, with protein MNRATAKHLIERYFRQLTDGCGNGDCANEFCASCRDFQPLDNNSAAAKALELFKINAKLCNPHPSKKDSDTPRVDSTDLCPTRENFSDVHYLTENTVSMILSFCEEKGDYSALNRIIGRIFSSADALVQSFRKDEPNPTGSRGSPEPTDVDKHVKQSEQPAEKMGASSAAALPDEGLNETFDPCEVTVDIGAVRRVYDKFLSLDQVEAALVNALVYLTPNMELDLEYLDVYETNPDYLNIFIIVLENRNLHSPEYLEVALPQFCKAMCKLPVSALARLSKLWSAYGLPHIRRMMETFQQLITFTVVSNEYDSENLVNDDQTVVAATQCLKVAFYANILGGELNVEHNEDEEEDPESDELTLHELLGEERLYKKGPRVDPLEKELGVRPVDSIKPLIPFEEFVNESLNEVVEMDKDFTFFKVNAETKFSFQSCPFILDVITKNQGLYYDNRIRMYSERRLTALYSMVQGQQPNPYLKLKVRRDHIIDDALVRLEMISMENPSDLKKQLFVEFEGEQGVDEGGVSKEFFQLVLEEIFNPDIGMFSYDDDTKLFWFNSSSLENEAQYTLVGLVLGLAIYNNCILDVHFPMVVYRKLMGKKGTYLDLSDSHPALYQSLKELLQYSGNVEEDMMLTYQISHTDLFGNPILYDLKEQGGQIPVTKENRQEFVDMYADYILNKSVERQFKAFKKGFLIVTNESPLKYLFRPEEVEMLICGSRKLDFEALEKTTEYDGGYSKDSQIIKDFWETIHSFGEEQKRLFLQFTTGTDRAPVGGLGKLKMIIAKNGSDTDRRGCAAFWLHRGFLPSSAVRHTTPGASQKRFVLHAQLADFVVLVIFPGYLCFYHKSYQPLTPALMHCCSQNTPPRKN; from the exons GAACAGAGCGACTGCAAAGCATCTAATTGAGCGCTACTTTCGGCAGTTAACTGACGGCTGTGGAAATGGCGACTGCGCGAATGAGTTTTGCGCATCATGCCGTGACTTCCAACCTTTGGATAACAATTCAGCGGCTGCCAAAGCGCTCGAGCTGTTTAAGATTAATGCCAAACTCTGTAACCCTCACCCCTCCAAGAAAGACTCTGACACCCCTCGTGTGGACAGTACGGACCTCTGTCCCACCAGGGAGAACTTCTCAG ATGTTCATTACCTCACAGAGAACACAGTATCTATGATCCTGAGTTTCTGCGAGGAGAAAGGGGACTACTCGGCTCTCAATCGCATCATCGGCAGGATTTTCTCCAGTGCAGATGCCTTGGTGCAGAGTTTCAGAAAGGATGAACCCAACCCTACTGGAAGCCGTGGCTCTCCTGAACCAACAGATGTGGACAAGCATGTGAAGCAGAGTGAGCAACCCGCGGAGAAGATGGGTGCTTCGTCTGCCGCTGCTTTACCAGACGAGGGTCTCAACGAAACGTTTGACCCTTGCGAGGTGACGGTGGACATCGGCGCCGTGCGCAGAGTCTACGACAAATTTCTAAGCCTGGACCAGGTAGAGGCTGCTCTTGTAAACGCACTCGTTTACCTCACTCCAAACATGGAACTTGACCTGGAATACCTTGACGTGTACGAAACAAACCCAGATTATCTGAACATCTTCATCATCGTGCTGGAGAACCGGAACCTTCACAGCCCCGAGTACCTGGAAGTGGCGTTGCCGCAGTTCTGCAAAGCCATGTGCAAGCTGCCGGTGAGCGCACTCGCCAGGCTGTCAAAGCTCTGGTCCGCGTACGGTCTCCCGCACATTCGCCGTATGATGGAGACCTTCCAGCAGCTCATCACTTTCACAGTCGTCAGCAATGAATATGACAGCGAAAATCTGGTAAACGATGACCAGACCGTGGTGGCTGCGACGCAGTGTTTGAAAGTTGCGTTCTACGCAAATATCCTGGGCGGAGAATTGAACGTGGAGCACAACGAGGACGAAGAGGAAGACCCCGAGTCCGATGAGCTCACCCTGCATGAGCTGCTGGGCGAGGAGCGGCTCTATAAGAAGGGTCCTCGGGTCGATCCTCTGGAGAAAGAACTGGGCGTCAGACCCGTGGACAGCATCAAACCCCTCATCCCTTTCGAGGAGTTTGTTAACGAGTCGCTGAACGAAGTGGTGGAGATGGACAAGGATTTCACCTTCTTCAAGGTAAACGCCGAAACCAAGTTTTCTTTCCAGAGCTGCCCGTTCATCCTCGACGTCATCACCAAGAACCAAGGGCTGTACTACGACAACAGGATCCGGATGTACAGCGAGCGGCGCCTCACGGCCCTCTACAGCATGGTGCAGGGCCAGCAGCCCAACCCCTATCTCAAGCTCAAAGTACGCCGAGATCACATCATCGACGACGCCCTCGTCAGA CTGGAGATGATCTCCATGGAGAACCCGTCCGACCTGAAGAAGCAGCTGTTTGTTGAGTTCGAGGGGGAGCAAGGTGTAGATGAGGGAGGGGTTTCAAAGGAGTTCTTTCAGTTGGTCTTGGAGGAAATTTTCAATCCTGACATAG GAATGTTCAGCTACGACGACGACACCAAACTGTTTTGGTTTAATTCGTCCTCACTGGAGAATGAAGCGCAGTACACCCTGGTTGGACTCGTCCTGGGGCTCGCCATTTACAACAACTGCATCCTGGACGTACATTTCCCTATGGTTGTCTACAGGAAACTCATGGGCAAGAAAGGGACCTACTTGGACCTGTCAGACTCCCATCCA GCTCTCTACCAGAGTCTGAAGGAGTTGCTTCAATATAGCGGCAATGTAGAGGAAGACATGATGCTCACCTACcagatatcacacacagacCTTTTTGGAAACCCGATCTTATATGACTTGAAGGAGCAGGGAGGCCAGATCCCTGTTACCAAGGAGAATAGACAG GAGTTTGTGGACATGTATGCTGACTACATACTGAACAAGAGCGTGGAGAGACAGTTCAAAGCCTTCAAAAAAGGTTTCCTAATAGTCACTAATGAGTCCCCACTGAAATATTTGTTCAGACCCGAAGAAGTAGAGATGCTTATCTGTGGAAGCAGG AAACTTGACTTTGAAGCACTTGAAAAGACAACAGAATATGATGGAGGTTATAGCAAAGACAGTCAAATCATCAA AGATTTCTGGGAAACAATTCACTCATTTGGAGAGGAGCAGAAGAGGTTGTTTCTTCAGTTTACCACCGGCACAGATAGAGCACCAGTTGGCGGGCTCGGCAAATTAAAAATGATCATCGCCAAGAATGGCTCGGACACAGACAG GCGTGGATGCGCCGCGTTCTGGCTGCACCGTGGTTTTCTTCCGTCGTCTGCCGTGCgtcataccacaccgggagcgtctcagaagcgtTTTGTCTTGCATGCCCAACTCGCAGATTTCgttgttttggtcatttttccTGGATATTTGTGCTTCTACCATAAAA GTTACCAACCTCTCACACCTGCTTTAATGCACTGCTGCTCCCAGAATACTCCTCCAAGGAAAAACTGA
- the ube3a gene encoding ubiquitin-protein ligase E3A isoform X2, whose amino-acid sequence MNRATAKHLIERYFRQLTDGCGNGDCANEFCASCRDFQPLDNNSAAAKALELFKINAKLCNPHPSKKDSDTPRVDSTDLCPTRENFSDVHYLTENTVSMILSFCEEKGDYSALNRIIGRIFSSADALVQSFRKDEPNPTGSRGSPEPTDVDKHVKQSEQPAEKMGASSAAALPDEGLNETFDPCEVTVDIGAVRRVYDKFLSLDQVEAALVNALVYLTPNMELDLEYLDVYETNPDYLNIFIIVLENRNLHSPEYLEVALPQFCKAMCKLPVSALARLSKLWSAYGLPHIRRMMETFQQLITFTVVSNEYDSENLVNDDQTVVAATQCLKVAFYANILGGELNVEHNEDEEEDPESDELTLHELLGEERLYKKGPRVDPLEKELGVRPVDSIKPLIPFEEFVNESLNEVVEMDKDFTFFKVNAETKFSFQSCPFILDVITKNQGLYYDNRIRMYSERRLTALYSMVQGQQPNPYLKLKVRRDHIIDDALVRLEMISMENPSDLKKQLFVEFEGEQGVDEGGVSKEFFQLVLEEIFNPDIGMFSYDDDTKLFWFNSSSLENEAQYTLVGLVLGLAIYNNCILDVHFPMVVYRKLMGKKGTYLDLSDSHPALYQSLKELLQYSGNVEEDMMLTYQISHTDLFGNPILYDLKEQGGQIPVTKENRQEFVDMYADYILNKSVERQFKAFKKGFLIVTNESPLKYLFRPEEVEMLICGSRKLDFEALEKTTEYDGGYSKDSQIIKDFWETIHSFGEEQKRLFLQFTTGTDRAPVGGLGKLKMIIAKNGSDTDRLPTSHTCFNALLLPEYSSKEKLKERLLKAITYAKGFGML is encoded by the exons GAACAGAGCGACTGCAAAGCATCTAATTGAGCGCTACTTTCGGCAGTTAACTGACGGCTGTGGAAATGGCGACTGCGCGAATGAGTTTTGCGCATCATGCCGTGACTTCCAACCTTTGGATAACAATTCAGCGGCTGCCAAAGCGCTCGAGCTGTTTAAGATTAATGCCAAACTCTGTAACCCTCACCCCTCCAAGAAAGACTCTGACACCCCTCGTGTGGACAGTACGGACCTCTGTCCCACCAGGGAGAACTTCTCAG ATGTTCATTACCTCACAGAGAACACAGTATCTATGATCCTGAGTTTCTGCGAGGAGAAAGGGGACTACTCGGCTCTCAATCGCATCATCGGCAGGATTTTCTCCAGTGCAGATGCCTTGGTGCAGAGTTTCAGAAAGGATGAACCCAACCCTACTGGAAGCCGTGGCTCTCCTGAACCAACAGATGTGGACAAGCATGTGAAGCAGAGTGAGCAACCCGCGGAGAAGATGGGTGCTTCGTCTGCCGCTGCTTTACCAGACGAGGGTCTCAACGAAACGTTTGACCCTTGCGAGGTGACGGTGGACATCGGCGCCGTGCGCAGAGTCTACGACAAATTTCTAAGCCTGGACCAGGTAGAGGCTGCTCTTGTAAACGCACTCGTTTACCTCACTCCAAACATGGAACTTGACCTGGAATACCTTGACGTGTACGAAACAAACCCAGATTATCTGAACATCTTCATCATCGTGCTGGAGAACCGGAACCTTCACAGCCCCGAGTACCTGGAAGTGGCGTTGCCGCAGTTCTGCAAAGCCATGTGCAAGCTGCCGGTGAGCGCACTCGCCAGGCTGTCAAAGCTCTGGTCCGCGTACGGTCTCCCGCACATTCGCCGTATGATGGAGACCTTCCAGCAGCTCATCACTTTCACAGTCGTCAGCAATGAATATGACAGCGAAAATCTGGTAAACGATGACCAGACCGTGGTGGCTGCGACGCAGTGTTTGAAAGTTGCGTTCTACGCAAATATCCTGGGCGGAGAATTGAACGTGGAGCACAACGAGGACGAAGAGGAAGACCCCGAGTCCGATGAGCTCACCCTGCATGAGCTGCTGGGCGAGGAGCGGCTCTATAAGAAGGGTCCTCGGGTCGATCCTCTGGAGAAAGAACTGGGCGTCAGACCCGTGGACAGCATCAAACCCCTCATCCCTTTCGAGGAGTTTGTTAACGAGTCGCTGAACGAAGTGGTGGAGATGGACAAGGATTTCACCTTCTTCAAGGTAAACGCCGAAACCAAGTTTTCTTTCCAGAGCTGCCCGTTCATCCTCGACGTCATCACCAAGAACCAAGGGCTGTACTACGACAACAGGATCCGGATGTACAGCGAGCGGCGCCTCACGGCCCTCTACAGCATGGTGCAGGGCCAGCAGCCCAACCCCTATCTCAAGCTCAAAGTACGCCGAGATCACATCATCGACGACGCCCTCGTCAGA CTGGAGATGATCTCCATGGAGAACCCGTCCGACCTGAAGAAGCAGCTGTTTGTTGAGTTCGAGGGGGAGCAAGGTGTAGATGAGGGAGGGGTTTCAAAGGAGTTCTTTCAGTTGGTCTTGGAGGAAATTTTCAATCCTGACATAG GAATGTTCAGCTACGACGACGACACCAAACTGTTTTGGTTTAATTCGTCCTCACTGGAGAATGAAGCGCAGTACACCCTGGTTGGACTCGTCCTGGGGCTCGCCATTTACAACAACTGCATCCTGGACGTACATTTCCCTATGGTTGTCTACAGGAAACTCATGGGCAAGAAAGGGACCTACTTGGACCTGTCAGACTCCCATCCA GCTCTCTACCAGAGTCTGAAGGAGTTGCTTCAATATAGCGGCAATGTAGAGGAAGACATGATGCTCACCTACcagatatcacacacagacCTTTTTGGAAACCCGATCTTATATGACTTGAAGGAGCAGGGAGGCCAGATCCCTGTTACCAAGGAGAATAGACAG GAGTTTGTGGACATGTATGCTGACTACATACTGAACAAGAGCGTGGAGAGACAGTTCAAAGCCTTCAAAAAAGGTTTCCTAATAGTCACTAATGAGTCCCCACTGAAATATTTGTTCAGACCCGAAGAAGTAGAGATGCTTATCTGTGGAAGCAGG AAACTTGACTTTGAAGCACTTGAAAAGACAACAGAATATGATGGAGGTTATAGCAAAGACAGTCAAATCATCAA AGATTTCTGGGAAACAATTCACTCATTTGGAGAGGAGCAGAAGAGGTTGTTTCTTCAGTTTACCACCGGCACAGATAGAGCACCAGTTGGCGGGCTCGGCAAATTAAAAATGATCATCGCCAAGAATGGCTCGGACACAGACAG GTTACCAACCTCTCACACCTGCTTTAATGCACTGCTGCTCCCAGAATACTCCTCCAAGGAAAAACTGAAAGAAAGACTTCTCAAGGCCATCACATATGCCAAAGGTTTTGGGATGCTGTGA